Within the Acidimicrobiales bacterium genome, the region TGGGGCTCGAGCGCACGACGAGGCGGGCGACGCCGTTGACCGTGCGCGCCGACACGTAGGAACCGTCCACGTCGAGGTGACCCGTGACCTTCATCGCTTTCGGGTTGGAGACGTCGACCACGGTGAAGCGCGACTGGCTCGAAGTGCCGCCGCCTGGATAAGGCGACGCCACGTCGCCGCCGGCCATCGGGCGAGCGACAGCTCCACCTGAAGCGGGGTAGTAGACCCCACCGGGCGACACGACGATGAGGCGGTCGGCGATGCGCAGCATCTCGGTGGCGCCGTCGACAGCGAGTGACCCGAGCAGCTGCGGGTTGTCGCCCGCCGAGGTGGCGAACACTCTGCCGTTGGCGATCTGGTACACGGTGTGGCCGTCGGTCTTGACCGAATCCGGTTCGTCGATGCCCGCCTCTTGCACGTTGGTGTCGGAGTACGCCGGCGCCGAAGTGCTGGACTCGGCCTTGGGCGCGGCGGTGTCGCCGCTGGCGGTACCGGCGGCGTTCGCCATCATCCGCTGATCCGTGATGCCGACGGTGCCCACACCCGGCAGGCCGTTGGGCCCGACATCCTTCAGCGCCTGCGCCTTGGCGTAGCTGGCCAAGGTGCCGCACTGGTTGAACGGGACGAGCCGCGTCGAGGCCAGGTACACCTTGGTGTTCCCGTCGAGGGTGGTCGGCGTTGTCGCGCCTGGCGTCAGCGTTGACGACGTGGTGCCGAGCGCCCGCCGCGACACGGCGTCGCGGCCGTTGCCGTCGCCCACGTTGAGGGCGGCGACGATGCCGGCGAGCACCATCACCGTCGCCGCGATGGTCGTCAGCGCCCGCGGGTTGCGGTACAGCGGCACGACGGTGGGCGCCGGCGCCGGGGAAGACGCGTCGGCGCTGGCGGCGGCGAACACGTCATCGGCGCCGCGGGCATCGCCGCGCGCCGACAGGCGCCGCAGCCGGTCGGTCCAGCCTGACGGAGTTGGGTCACTCATTGCGTGCTCCTTCGACTTCGGCGCGCAAGCGCCGGCGCGCACGCGCCGCGCGCGTGCGCGCCGCCTGCTCGGTGATGCCGAGCGTGCTGGCGGCTTCGGCGTAGGTGCCGCCCTCGACCTCGACGATGAACAGCAGGGCGCGATCGTGCGGGTCAAGGCGCAGCAGGTCTTGCCAGTCGCTGTCGTACTGCGGCGCCTGGCCTTCGTCGACGCGGTCGAGGCGGGCGAACGCGACGCGGAAGCGCGCCAGCGACCGGCGCCGGTTGGCGGCGAGGTTCACGATGGCGCGGCGCAGGTAGGCGCCGGCGTCGTCGAGGTCGACGAGGCGGTGGGTGCGCAGGGTGCGGGCGACGGCCTCCTGCACGAGGTCGTCGGGCTCAACGTCGACAGGCCCGGTGACCGCGGCGAACGCCCGCAGCGATGGATAGATGGCGGCGAACAGCCCCGCGTCGTCTCTTGGGTCGTCCAACGGCCCCGCCCCTCGCTCCGCCACCAGAACAGCTTGCATTACTCAGAAGACACCGCAGCGGTCCACTATGTGACCGAGATGTCCTGGCTTTCCGAACGGTCGCGCAACGGCGGCATCGACGAGGTGCCTTTGCCCGACCCGTCGTGGGGCCGGCTGTGGCTGTGCGGCAAGCACTTCGTCGGCCCTGACCCCGAAGGGGCGCTGGCCCGCACGCAGGCGGCCGCCATCGTGTGCCTCAACGAGGGCTACGAGTTGTCGGAGCGCTACCCCGACTACGTCGAGTGGTTGGTGGCCAATCGCGGCGGCCGTGCCGTTTGGGCGCCGTGGCCGGACATGCACGCGCCGCCGGTGGAGGACTTCGCTGCGTTTCTCGACACGCTGAAGGCGCGACTGACGCAGGGCGAGGGCCTCATCGTCCACTGCGGCGCCGGTATCGGCCGCGCCGGCACCACGGCCACCGCGCTGCTGATGGACCTCGGGCTGTCGCTGCGCGACGCGCTCAGTGCGGTGCGCGCCGCGCGGCCGGCAGCGGGTCCGCAGACGGCTGAGCAGGACGCGCTGCTCGAGCAGTACGCGTCTCGGCTCGGTCGCTGAGCGTCAGCGCCGTGCCGGCCACGACCACGAGCGTGCCCAGCGTGAAGATCCACGGCCGCAGCCCGACGGCGCCGATCAAAACGCCGCCGGCGCCAAGGCCGAGGAACAGCGCCAGGTTGCTGGCCAGCAGATCGGCGGCCATGACGCGGCCGTGCACCGACTCGGGCGTCGACCGCTGGAGCAGCGTGACGGCCGGCCCGCCGACGAAGCCGGTGAAGAACCCCCACACCGTGACGCCGGCAAACGCGATCACCACGCTGGTCGTGCCGAGGTAGATGGCAGCGGCCACGCCCGAGCCGAGCACACCCGCTGTGATCCAACCGAAGCGCGCCATGCGCTCGCCGGCGCGCGCTGCGATGAGGCCCGCGACGATCACGAAGACGCCGAAGGCGGTCTGGAGCGACGCGAACACGCTCGGCGACCGGTGCAGCACGTCGCGTACGTAGAGCGGTTCGGCCAGCATCGAAGTGCCGTAGAGCAGGTGCAGGGTGAAGTTCGCCGTCACGACGCGGCGCACCAGCGGCGTGTCGGCCACGACGCGCCACCCGGCCGCCGCGTCGCGCCACGGGTGCTCGTGGGTGGCGACGCGCGCGACGGACGTCAGGTGGACGAGGGGCAGCGCAACGATGCCGAGGGCGTAGGTGGCGGCGTCGAACACGAAGGCGCCCTTGAAGCCGAACAAGCCGATGGCGACGCCGGCGAAGACCGGCCCGAGCACGATCG harbors:
- a CDS encoding sigma factor-like helix-turn-helix DNA-binding protein; translated protein: MDDPRDDAGLFAAIYPSLRAFAAVTGPVDVEPDDLVQEAVARTLRTHRLVDLDDAGAYLRRAIVNLAANRRRSLARFRVAFARLDRVDEGQAPQYDSDWQDLLRLDPHDRALLFIVEVEGGTYAEAASTLGITEQAARTRAARARRRLRAEVEGARNE
- a CDS encoding dual specificity protein phosphatase family protein codes for the protein MSWLSERSRNGGIDEVPLPDPSWGRLWLCGKHFVGPDPEGALARTQAAAIVCLNEGYELSERYPDYVEWLVANRGGRAVWAPWPDMHAPPVEDFAAFLDTLKARLTQGEGLIVHCGAGIGRAGTTATALLMDLGLSLRDALSAVRAARPAAGPQTAEQDALLEQYASRLGR
- a CDS encoding MFS transporter; this encodes MRDTRSPWSPRIGGFLAAEALSAIGSFATMIAIWAYAAYRYHASPGQIALYGVAFSAPGVVLGPLAGVVVDRAGPRATLIGAKVLGIAASLALLSAHSFAALTLLSALHGVGAAFARPAIQSLPPRMVDDAYLARTNALLGLSEQLSIVLGPVFAGVAIGLFGFKGAFVFDAATYALGIVALPLVHLTSVARVATHEHPWRDAAAGWRVVADTPLVRRVVTANFTLHLLYGTSMLAEPLYVRDVLHRSPSVFASLQTAFGVFVIVAGLIAARAGERMARFGWITAGVLGSGVAAAIYLGTTSVVIAFAGVTVWGFFTGFVGGPAVTLLQRSTPESVHGRVMAADLLASNLALFLGLGAGGVLIGAVGLRPWIFTLGTLVVVAGTALTLSDRAETRTARAARPAQPSADPLPAARRAPH